The segment CATCTGGCGGCGCTTCGGGCCGCCGCCGTCGTGGGACTCGCCCGGTTCCTTCGCGCCCGGCCACGCCTTCGCGACCCGGGCCGCGAGGACGAAGTCCTTGCGCAGCGGGTGGCCCTCGAAGTTCTCGGGGAGGAGCAGCGGCACCAGGTGCGGGTGGCCGGTGAAGTCCACGCCGAACATCTCGTGGGTCTCGCGCTCGTGCCAGCCGGCGCCCGCGTACACCGCGATCGCCGTGGGGAGGGCGGGGGCGGAGTGCGGGACGGTCGTACGGACGAGGAGGCGGCGCGGGCGGCCCTCGCCCAGGGCCACCACGTGTGCGCAGACCCGGAAGCCCGTGCCCGGCTCGTCGACCGCGCTCAGCCAGTCGAAGTAGGTGCACCCGAGTGTGTCCCGGGCCGTCTCCAGGGCCGTGATCCAGGCCGTCGGCGGGACGTCGACGGTCAGCAGGTCGTACGCCTGCTCCGCCGTCGCCTCCTCGCCGAAGATCTCCGTCACGGAGTCCGGGAGGGAGTCGTAGGCCGTCATGCCTTGCCTCCGGGCGGTGTCACCAGGGGGCTCGTCAGCTGGGAGACCGATGCGGTGGTCGCGTACCGCTCCGCCAGGCTCTCCCGCGCGATCTTCTCCTGGAGCTTGAGGATGCCCTGGAGGAGCGCCTCGGGGCGCGGCGGGCAGCCGGGCACGTAGACGTCGACCGGGATGATCTGGTCGACGCCCTTGGTGACCGAGTACGAGTCCCAGTAGGGGCCGCCGCAGTTGGAGCAGGCGCCGAACGAGATGACGTACTTCGGCTCCGGCATCTGCTCGTACAGCCGCTTCACCGCGGGTGCCATCTTGTCCGTCACGGTGCCCGAGACGATCATCAGGTCGGCCTGGCGCGGGCCGGGCGCGAAGGGGATGACGCCGAGCCGGATGAAGTCGTGCCGGGCCATCGACGCGGCGATGAACTCGATCGCGCAGCACGCGAGCCCGAAGTTGAAGACCCACAGGCTGTAGCGGCGGCCCCAGTTCAGGACCACCTTCATCGGCTCGGGGGCCAGGCGGGCGAGCGGCCCCAACGTGGGAGCGGGCAGGGGTGTTACGTCCATGCCAGGACCTTCTTCTTGTACGCGTAGAGCAGCCCCACGGCCAGGAAGCCGAGGAAGACGAACATCTCGACCAGGGTCGTGGCGCCGTAGCCGGGCGCGGCGAAGACCGTCGCCCAGGGGAAGAGGAAGATCGAGTCGACGGCGAAGATGACGTAGAGGAAGGCGTACACGTAGTAGCGGACCTGGGTGTGGGCCCAGCCCTCCCCCACGGGGTCGACACCGCACTCGTACGTGAGGAGCTTCTCGGGCGTCGGCACGACGGGCCTCAGCAGTCGGCCCGCGCCGAACGCCACGGCGACGAACAGCACGCCGACGACGGCGAGCAGTCCGACGACGGAGTACGTCTGGAAGTAGTCCGCCGCGTCCGCTGCGTCGGCCGCGACAACGGTCGGTTCGCGCACGGTCCGTCCGCCCCTCGGTCTCGGTGTCTCATGAGTCACTTCTGTACGCTCGCGAGTCTAGGCCCTGCTAAAGAGACCGTAAGCAGTCGCGTACGCGGTCGTCCGTGCCGTCCTGGTGGGGATATCCCCACCGTCGCTCACCCACCTCCCCCATGGCGTCGCCAGGTCCCCGACCGGCAGTCTGGGGAGCATGACCGCTGATCATGATTCCGCCGACTCCTCCGGCTCGGCCGGCTCCACCGTCGCCCCGCGTCCGCCCAGGCGCACCGCCTACGGGAAGGAGACGTGGAAGGAGATCGCCTTCCTCCTCTCCAACCTGTTCACCGCGCTGGCCGGTTTCGTCTACTCGGTCGTGAGCGTGCTCCTCGGGGTCGGCCTGTCCGTCACCGTGATCGGGCTCCCGCTGCTCGCCCTCGGGCTCGGCGGCGCGCGCCTGATCGGCCGGTCGGAGCGGGCGCGGGCCCGGGCGCTGCTCGGGGTCGAGATCGCCGAGCCGTCGCCGCTGCCGAAGCGAGGCGGTTTCTTCGGGTGGCTGTGGACCACGCTGAAGGATCCGGTGGCCTGGCGGACCCAGTTGTACGGGCTGATCCGGCTGCCCTGGGGGATCGTGACGTTCACGGTGGCGCTGGTCTCGCTCATCGTGCTCTGGCCCGTGCTTCCCTTCATCGCCCGTGGCCTGGCGAGCGCCGACCGGGGCATGGTCCGGGGTCTGCTCTCACCTTCGGACGAGCTGGAGCGGCGGATCGCCGAGCTGGAGTCGGACCGGGGTGTCGTCGTCGACACCGCCGCGGCCGACCTGCGGCGCATCGAGCGCGATCTGCACGACGGGGCACAGGCCCGGCTCGTCGCCCTCGCGATGGGGCTCGGTCTGGCGAAGGAGAAGCTCCTCGACGATCCGGAGACGGCCGCGGCGATGGTCGACGAGGCGCACGGCGAGGTGAAGCTCGCGCTCCAGGAGCTGCGGGACCTCGCCCGGGGCATCCACCCGGCGGTCCTCACCGACCGGGGGCTGAGCGCCGCGCTCTCGTCGGTGTCGGCGCGCTGCACGGTGCCGGTGAAGGTGAACGTGGATCTCGCGGAGCGGCCGGCGGAGGCGATCGAGGGCATCGCGTACTTCACGGTCTCGGAGCTGCTCCAGAACGTGTCCAAGCACGCGCGCGCCCGGTCGGCGTCCGTGGAGGTGTGGCGGGCGAAGGACCGGCTGCTGCTCCAGGTGCGGGACGACGGGGAGGGCGGCGCGCGCTTCGACGGCGGCACGGGGCTCGCGGGGCTCGCGGAACGGCTCGGGGCGGTGGACGGGCTCCTCGTCCTGGACTCCCCGGAGGGCGGTCCGACGACGGTGACGGCGGAACTGCCCTGGCGGTCCCGCCCGGGGGCGTGAGCCGCCCGTACCGTCCGAAGGGGCCGTGAGCTCGCCCGGACCGCTGGAACGGCCGTGCCCGCCCGTCCGGAGCCCTGGAGCGGCCGTGCCCGCCCGCCCGGACCCCTGGGGCCGTGAGCTGCCCGTACCGCCCGTGTGCGTCGGGGAGCTTCCTGCGCGCCCCCTCCCCCACCCCCCCCGGGGTAGGGAAAACCCCCGCCCCTAGACGCCCACCCGCCTCATGGTCCGGCGGGGCGTGAGACGGAACCCTGGAACACGTACCGAGCTTCCCTCCCGACCCGCCCCTCCCTGAGCAGAGAAGGACCCCCGCGATGGCCTCCCACCGACTCCCCGCCGCGATCCGCGCGCCGTTCGAGGCACGCACCTGGCGGGCTTTCCTCTACGTGCTGATCGGGCTGCCGCTGAGCGTCGTCTGGTTCGCGCTCTCGATCTCCTTCTTCTCGGCCGGCGCCGGGCTGCTCATCACCTTCCTCGGCGTGCCGATCCTCGCCGGGGTCCTCGCGATGTGCCGGGGGTTCGGCGTGGTCGAGCGGGCCCGGGCGCGGGCGCTGCTCGACGTCGACGTGCGGGCGCCCGAGCCGGTGCGGGGCCGGACCGGCGGGGCCTTCTCCTGGATGGGCGCCATGCTGAAGAGCGGGACGTCCTGGCGGCACCTGCTGTACGCGGTCGTGCACATGCCGTGGGCGGTGTTCTCGTTCTCGGTGACGGTGGCGTTCTTCGGCTGGGGCTGGAGCCTCTTCACCTATCCGCTGTGGCAGTGGGTCTTCCCGATGTACGCGGGGCAGGACGGCCTCCAGCTCTACGGCGACGGGTCCCACAACCTCTACCTCGACTCCCCTTTCGAGATCGCCGTCACCAGCCTCGTCGGGCTGCTGTTCGTGATGGCCGGGCCCTGGCTGCTGCGCGGCTTCGTCGCCGTCGACCGGCTCCTCGTCTCCGGGCTGCTCGGCCCGTCCCGCCTCGCCTCCCGTGTCACCGAGCTGGAGTCGGACCGGGGCGTCGTGGTGGACACCGCCGCGGCGGACCTGCGGCGCATCGAGCGGGACCTGCACGACGGGGCGCAGGCCCGGCTGGCCGCGCTCGCCATGGATCTGGGGCTCGCGAAGGAGAAGCTTGCGGAGGACCCGCGGGCGGCGGCGGTGCTGGTCGACGAGGCGCACGGCGAGGTGAAGCTCGCGCTCCAGGAGCTGCGGGACCTGGCGCGGGGGATCCACCCGGCGGTCCTGACCGACCGTGGCCTGGACGCGGCGCTGTCGGCGGTGGCCTCGCGGTGCGCGGTTCCGGTGTCGGTGGACGTGGACCTGCCGGCGCGGCCGGTCGCGGCGATCGAGGGGATCGCGTACTTCACGGTCTCGGAGCTGCTGCAGAACGTGTCCAAGCACGCGCGGGCGCGGCGGGCCTGGGTGGATGTGTGGCGGACCGGGGAGAAGCTGATGGTTCAGGTGCGGGACGACGGGTCCGGCGGGGCGGAGGCCGTGGCGGGGCGGGGGCTGTCCTCGCTCTCCGAGCGGGTGGGTGCGGTGGACGGGGTGCTCGCGGTGGACTCGCCCGCGGGTGGGCCGACGACGGTGACCGTCGAGCTGCCCTGGCGTGCCTAGCGCTTGCAGGACGCGGAAGCGGGGCCCGACTCCTCGGGCCCTGCTTCCGCGTGCCGCGCACGTGGGCACCGTAGGGGCGCGAGGGGTGCGGGCCCGGCAAGGGCACGGGCAGGGGCCCCGGCAGCGGCACGGGCGAGGGCCCCGCAAAGGCCCGGTCCGTTGTGCCCACCCGTTTGTGCCCACCCGTTCCGCCCTGCGGAACGACGGCCCACAACGAGGGGGGCGTAAGTGGGCGGGGGTGCAATGCTGGAGGCCTCATCGGGCAACAAGACAGGGGGGCTTTACAGCGTGGGTGTGGATCAAGGGGCCGGGCGGGTGCGCGTGGTCATCGCCGAGGATTCCGTGCTGCTGCGGGAGGGGCTGACCCGGCTGCTGACCGATCTCGGGCATGACGTCGTCGCCGGGGTCGGGGACGGAGACGCGCTCGTGGAGACGGTCGCGAAGCTCGCGGCCGAGGGCGCGCTGCCGGATGTCGTCGTCGCCGACGTGCGGATGCCGCCGACGCACACGGACGAGGGCGTCCGCGCGGCCGTGCGGCTGCGCAAGGAGCACCCGGGACTCGGTGTGCTCGTCCTGTCGCAGTACGTGGAGGAGCAGTACGCCACCGAACTTCTGGCCGGTTCCAGCCGGGGTGTCGGATATCTGCTGAAGGACCGGGTCGCCGAGGTCCGGGAGTTCGTGGACGCGGTCGTGCGGGTCGCCGGCGGTGGTACGGCGCTGGATCCGGAGGTCGTGCAGCAGCTGCTGGGCCGGAGCCGTCAGCAGGACGTGCTGGCGAACCTGACTCCGCGCGAGCGGGAGGTCCTCGGTCTGATGGCGGAGGGCCGGACGAACTCGGCGATCGCGAAAGCGCTGGTCGTGAGCGACGGCGCGGTGGAGAAGCACATCAGCAACATCTTCCTGAAGCTGGGGCTCTCGCCGAGTGACGGCGATCATCGCCGGGTACTGGCGGTGTTGACGTATCTGAAATCCTGATCATCTGACACTCTGTCAGATGACATGGAGGCCGGAAGGGCGGCCCGCCGGCGCCCGAGGACCTAGAACCAAAGGATGAGGCGGAATCAGACTTTCCGGAACACTCCGGGTGGCGACAGACCGTGACGATTCAGGGCAAGAGGGCGTCTCAAAAAGAGGTCCATGATGTGAGAAGTCCCGGGAGGGCCCTCCCTACCGTCGTAGGGTGGGCCTGGGGACGGACGGTGATCGGCCGACCGCACCCCGAGCCTTCTCCCGCCTCCGGCGGAGAGTCCCCTTGCCGCGAGGGAGGTCCAGTTCAGTGACCAGCCAGGTCAGTAGCGAGGCCGGTGAGGCCCTGCTCGGGGAGCAGCGCAGCGCCCCGGCGAAGCCCCACACCGACAAGGAAGTGCGCCGTCTCGATCGGGTGATCATCCGCTTCGCGGGTGACTCCGGTGACGGTATGCAGCTGACAGGTGACCGGTTCACCTCGGAGACGGCGTCCTTCGGGAACGACCTCTCCACGCTGCCGAACTTCCCGGCCGAGATCCGGGCACCCGCCGGAACCCTGCCGGGCGTCTCGTCCTTCCAGCTGCACTTCGCCGACCACGACATCCTGACCCCGGGCGACGCACCGAACGTGCTGGTCGCGATGAACCCCGCCGCCCTCAAGGCCAACATCGGGGACGTGCCGCGCGGTGGCGAGATCATCGTCAACACCGACGAGTTCGCCAAGCGCGCCATGGCCAAGGTCGGCTACGCGGCCTCGCCCCTCGAAGACGGCTCGCTGGACGCCTACCGGGTCCACCCGGTGCCGCTGACCACGCTGACCGTCGAGGCCCTCAAGGACTTCGGCCTCTCCCGGAAGGAGGCCGAGCGCTCCAAGAACATGTTCGCGCTCGGGCTGCTCTCCTGGATGTACCACCGGCCGACCGAGGGCACCGAGACCTTCCTGCGGCAGAAGTTCGCGAAGAAGCCGCAGATCGCCGAGGCCAACATCGTCGCCTTCCGGGCCGGCTGGAACTTCGGCGAGACCACCGAGGACTTCGCCGTCTCCTACGAGATCGCCCCCGCGACCCGGGCCTTCCCCACCGGCACCTACCGGAACATCTCGGGGAACCTGGCCCTCTCGTACGGCCTCGTCGCCGCCTCCCGCCAGGCCGACCTGCCGCTCTACCTCGGCTCGTACCCGATCACCCCGGCCTCGGACATCCTCCACGAGCTGAGCAAGCACAAGAACTTCGGTGTGCGGACCTTCCAGGCCGAGGACGAGATCGCCGGCATCGGCGCCGCGCTCGGCGCGGCCTTCGGCGGCTCGCTCGCCGTCACGACGACCAGCGGCCCGGGTGTGGCGCTCAAGTCGGAGACGATCGGTCTCGCGGTCTCCCTGGAGCTGCCGCTCCTGATCGTCGACATCCAGCGCGGCGGCCCGTCCACCGGTCTGCCCACCAAGACCGAGCAGGCCGACCTCCTCCAGGCCATGTACGGCCGCAACGGCGAGGCGCCGGTCCCGGTCGTCGCCCCGAAGACGCCCGCCGACTGCTTCGACGCGGCGATCGAGGCGGCCCGGATCGCCCTCACGTACCGGACGCCCGTCTTCCTGCTCTCCGACGGCTACCTCGCCAACGGCTCCGAGCCCTGGCGCATCCCGGACGTCGACGAGCTCCCCGACCTGCGGACGCAGTTCGCCACCGGCCCGAACCACGAACTGGCCGACGGCACCGAGGTCTTCTGGCCGTACAAGCGCGACCCGGAGACCCTCGCCCGCCCGTGGGCCGTCCCCGGCACCCCCGGTCTCGAACACCGCATCGGCGGCATCGAGAAGCAGGACGGCACCGGCAACATCTCGTACGACCCCGCCAACCACGAGTTCATGGTCCGCACCCGGCAGGCCAAGATCGACGGCATCGACGTCCCCGACATCGAGGTCGACGACCCGGACGGCGCCCGCACCCTGGTTCTCGGCTGGGGCTCCACCTACGGGCCGATCACCGCCGCCGTCCGCCGCATCCGCCGCGAGGACGGCCACATCGCCCAGGCCCATCTGCGCCACCTCAACCCCTTCCCGAGGAACCTCGGCGAGGTCCTGAAGCGGTACGAGAAGGTCGTCGTCCCGGAGATGAACCTCGGCCAGCTCTCCATGCTCGTCCGGGCGAAGTACCTCGTCGACGCCCGCAGCCACACGCAGGTCAACGGGATGCCGTTCAAGGCCGAGCAGCTCGCCGCCGTTCTCAAGGAGGCCATCGATGCCTGAGCCCCTCCTCCACCTGGTGCCCAAGGCCGAGGCCCAGCAGACGATGAAGGACTTCAAGTCCGACCAGGAGGTCCGGTGGTGCCCCGGCTGCGGTGATTACGCGGTCCTGGCCGCCGTCCAGGGCTTCATGCCCGAGCTCGGTCTGGCGAAGGAGAACATCGTCTTCGTCTCGGGCATCGGCTGCTCCTCCCGCTTCCCGTACTACATGAACACCTACGGGATGCACTCCATCCACGGCCGCGCCCCGGCCATCGCCACCGGCCTCGCCACCTCCCGCCGCGACCTGTCCGTCTGGGTCGTCACGGGCGACGGCGACGCGCTCTCCATCGGCGGCAACCACCTCATCCACGCGCTCCGGCGCAACGTCAACCTCAAGATCCTGCTCTTCAACAACCGGATCTACGGGCTGACCAAGGGCCAGTACTCGCCCACATCCGAGGTCGGCAAGATCACCAAGTCGACGCCGATGGGCTCGCTCGACGCACCCTTCAACCCGGTGTCCCTCGCACTCGGCGCGGAGGCCTCCTTCGTGGCCCGTACGGTCGACTCCGACCGCAAGCACCTCACCGAGGTGCTGCGCCAGGCCGCCGACCACAACGGCACGGCGCTCGTCGAGATCTACCAGAACTGCAACATCTTCAACGACGGCGCCTTCGAGGTCCTCAAGGACAAGGACCAGGCCAAGGAAGCGGTCATCCGCCTCGAACACGGGCAGCCGATCCGCTTCGGCGCCGAGAACGAGAAGGGCGTCGTCCACGACCCGGCCACCGGCGACCTCCAGGTCGTCACCGTGACCCCGGAGAACGAGTCGCGGATCCTGATCCACGACGCCCACGCCGCCACCCCGACGACGGCGTTCGCGCTGTCGCGCCTGGCCGACCCGGACACCCTCCACCAGACCCCCATCGGGGTGTTCCGGTCGGTGGACCGGCCCGTCTACGACACGCTGATGGCGGAGCAGCTGGAGACGGCGGTGGAGCAGCACGGCAAGGGCGACCTGGGCCAGCTCCTCGCGGGCAACGACACCTGGACGGTCGTCGGCTGACGCCCGTCCGCGCGGTCAGTCGCGCTTCGCTGCCTCGGTGTACGGGCCGAGGCAGCGGGGCTTTCCGGACGTGATCTGCCAGAGGGTCAGTCCTTGCAGGACGGTCGTCGAGTTCTCGCTGGCCCTGGAGTAATAGGACCTCGCCACCCCCCGGTACACCTTGTGTTCCTTCATGAACGCGTACGACATCGCCGCGCCCGGGTACTTCGCGTTCCTCTTGACGGCGGTACGCAGCGCCTGCACCGTCCAGTACAGGGCGTCGTACGACTCCACCGCGAACCGGTCGACCGGATCCGTGACCGCGAGCCGCCAGCGCCTGCGGTACGCGGCCGCGAACTCCTTCGCGGCCGGGACCGTGTCGGGGTCGGTGTAGCCCGCCCCGAAATACCAGCCCTCGGCCGCCGGACCCGCCACGGCGAGGAACTCCGGCTGGAGCGCGGGCTCGACGCTTCCGCGCGGGCCCTCGTATCCCTGCCGCAGCAGCGCCTTGGCGCACAGGGCGGCCCGGCGCGGCGACTTCCCCAGGTACATCACGCCCGTCGGGGAGGTGGCGAGCGCGGCCCGGACCGCCGGGCCGAAATCCTCGCTGTCCGCCGCGACCCGGTGCACGGTGACCGTGCCGCCGGCGGGAGGCGAGTCCTTCAGGTTCCGGGCGGCGAGCCAGCTGTAGGTGCCGGCCGCCCGGTCCTCGATGACGGCGGTGCGGCCCAGACCGTGCTCGGTGAGGTAGCGGCCGAAGGGCGCCGACATCACGTCGGGGTAGGGCCGCACTTCGAAGTAGGTGCGGGTCGGCGTCTGGCCCCGGATCACCCCGTCCGCGACCGACGGCACCACGCTCAGCACCGGCACCCTGGAATCGACGAGCGCGTCCGCCGCCCGGACGGCCGTCTCGGTGGTCGTCAGGCCGAGGACGGCGACCAGGGCCGGGTCCTGGAGGAGGGTGCGGGCCCCGGCGGCGGCCCGCTCGGGGGCTCCCCCGTCGTCCGTCACCTTGAGGATCAGGTCGAAGGGCCGGTCCGCGCGGGCGTTGAAGGTCTCCGCGGCGAGGCGCAGTCCTCGTTCCTGGGCGCGCCCGTCCGCCTTGCCGGGGCCGCTGAGGTCGGTGAGGACACCGAGCGTGTACGCCGCCTTCGGCGCCCCCGTACCGCCGCCGGTGCCGCCGCCCGTTCCGGTGCCCGGGTCGCGGCCGAGCAGCCAGGCGGTGAGGCCGCCCGTGCCCGCGACGGCCCCGGCCGCTCCGAGCACGAGCAAGCGGCGCCGCGAAGTCCCCTGCTTCTCGCCGGGGTTGAGGACGGTCGGATCGGCGACCGGCAGGTCCAGGACCCGCGACGAGCGCTGGGCGATCAGGGCGGGCAGACCGGTCGGCAGCCAGTCGCCCGCCGCAGGGCCCTCGTGCGGGCCGAGGGCGTCCCGTACCTCGGCGGTGCTCGGCCGGTCGGCGGCGTCCTTGGCGAGACAGGCCTCGACCAGGGGCAGCAGCGGCCCGGGCAGGCCGTCGAGGTCGGGCTCCTCGTGGACGGTGCGGTAGACGACCGAGGCGACCCCGCCCGTACCGAAGGGGCGGCGTCCGGTCAGCGCGTACGCGAGGACGCAGCCGAGCGAGAAGACGTCGCTGGCCGGTCCGACCTCGCCGGCACCCAGGGCGCGGGCCTGCTCGGGGGCGAGGAAGCCGGGGGTGCCGATCATGGCGTCGGTGGCCGTGAGCGCGGTCGCCCCGGCGGTCCTGGCGATGCCGAAGTCGATCAGCCGGGGCCCGTCGAGGGCGAGCAGCACGTTCCCGGGCTTGACGTCCCGGTGGACGAGCCCGGCCGTGTGCATGTCGGCGAGGGCGTCGGCGAGTCGCGCGCCGAGCGCCCGCACGGTCGGCTCGGGCAGGGCGCCGTGCAGGGCGACGGCCTCGGCGAGCGAGGGCCCGGGCACGTACTCGGTCGCGAGCCACGGCTCCCGGGCCTCCGGATCGGCGCCGAGGACGCGGACGACCCAGCGGCCGGTGATCCGCTCGGCGGCCCGCGCCTCGCGGCGGAACCGCTCCCGGAAGCCGGGGTCGGCGGCGTGCTCGGCGCGGATGAGCTTGAGCGCGGCGAGCGCCCCGCCGGCGGAACGGGCGAGGTAGACCACGCCCATGCCGCCGGCGCCGAGCCGCCCGAGCAGCCGGTAGCCGGCGATCGAGGAGGGATCGGCCTTCTTGAGTGGCTGCACGCTCACGCCTTCTTGGGCTTGTTGGGTTCCGCGGGCGCGGGACCGAGGTACTTGTAGGCCCCGTCCTGCACGCCGTAGAGGAAGGTGCCCATACCTCTGAGCTCGCCGTTGTCGCTGAACGCGTAACCGCCCATGGCCCCGGTGTACTCCTGCTTGCGCAGCGCCTCCCACAGGCCCTTGCGGGTGAGCGGGCCCTTGGCGGCGTTCGAGGAGAGCCAGGACGTGACCAGGTTGACCACGTCGAAGGACTCGCCGGTGTAGAAGGCGGGGGTGGTGCCGTAGCGCTTGCGGTAGGCGTCGAGGAAGTCCTGGGTGGGCTTGCGATCGGCCGCTTTCTGCTTGGTGTCGGCGGCCCGCTGGACGGGGTCGATGACGGGCGCGCAGACGTACCAGCCCTCGGCGGAGCTCCCGGCCTCCTTCAGGAATTCCGACCCGAAGACGTGCTGGCCGGCGAACCTGGGCCCGGTGAAGCCGAGTTGCGTCAGGGCGCGGGCGGCGAGCACGGCCGTGGAGCGGACACCGCAGTGGACGTACGCGTCGATGCCGGCGTCGATCATCTCGCCGATGATCCGGCGGTAGTCGGTGGCCCGGGCCGGGACCACCCGGAAGTGCGGCTCGATGCCGGCGTATCTGAATCCGAAGCGGGCGCCGGCGGTGCACTGCCAGCCGTACTGG is part of the Streptomyces sp. NBC_00250 genome and harbors:
- a CDS encoding bifunctional serine/threonine-protein kinase/ABC transporter substrate-binding protein; the protein is MQPLKKADPSSIAGYRLLGRLGAGGMGVVYLARSAGGALAALKLIRAEHAADPGFRERFRREARAAERITGRWVVRVLGADPEAREPWLATEYVPGPSLAEAVALHGALPEPTVRALGARLADALADMHTAGLVHRDVKPGNVLLALDGPRLIDFGIARTAGATALTATDAMIGTPGFLAPEQARALGAGEVGPASDVFSLGCVLAYALTGRRPFGTGGVASVVYRTVHEEPDLDGLPGPLLPLVEACLAKDAADRPSTAEVRDALGPHEGPAAGDWLPTGLPALIAQRSSRVLDLPVADPTVLNPGEKQGTSRRRLLVLGAAGAVAGTGGLTAWLLGRDPGTGTGGGTGGGTGAPKAAYTLGVLTDLSGPGKADGRAQERGLRLAAETFNARADRPFDLILKVTDDGGAPERAAAGARTLLQDPALVAVLGLTTTETAVRAADALVDSRVPVLSVVPSVADGVIRGQTPTRTYFEVRPYPDVMSAPFGRYLTEHGLGRTAVIEDRAAGTYSWLAARNLKDSPPAGGTVTVHRVAADSEDFGPAVRAALATSPTGVMYLGKSPRRAALCAKALLRQGYEGPRGSVEPALQPEFLAVAGPAAEGWYFGAGYTDPDTVPAAKEFAAAYRRRWRLAVTDPVDRFAVESYDALYWTVQALRTAVKRNAKYPGAAMSYAFMKEHKVYRGVARSYYSRASENSTTVLQGLTLWQITSGKPRCLGPYTEAAKRD
- a CDS encoding response regulator transcription factor, with amino-acid sequence MRVVIAEDSVLLREGLTRLLTDLGHDVVAGVGDGDALVETVAKLAAEGALPDVVVADVRMPPTHTDEGVRAAVRLRKEHPGLGVLVLSQYVEEQYATELLAGSSRGVGYLLKDRVAEVREFVDAVVRVAGGGTALDPEVVQQLLGRSRQQDVLANLTPREREVLGLMAEGRTNSAIAKALVVSDGAVEKHISNIFLKLGLSPSDGDHRRVLAVLTYLKS
- a CDS encoding NADH-quinone oxidoreductase subunit B, whose product is MDVTPLPAPTLGPLARLAPEPMKVVLNWGRRYSLWVFNFGLACCAIEFIAASMARHDFIRLGVIPFAPGPRQADLMIVSGTVTDKMAPAVKRLYEQMPEPKYVISFGACSNCGGPYWDSYSVTKGVDQIIPVDVYVPGCPPRPEALLQGILKLQEKIARESLAERYATTASVSQLTSPLVTPPGGKA
- a CDS encoding sensor histidine kinase; amino-acid sequence: MTADHDSADSSGSAGSTVAPRPPRRTAYGKETWKEIAFLLSNLFTALAGFVYSVVSVLLGVGLSVTVIGLPLLALGLGGARLIGRSERARARALLGVEIAEPSPLPKRGGFFGWLWTTLKDPVAWRTQLYGLIRLPWGIVTFTVALVSLIVLWPVLPFIARGLASADRGMVRGLLSPSDELERRIAELESDRGVVVDTAAADLRRIERDLHDGAQARLVALAMGLGLAKEKLLDDPETAAAMVDEAHGEVKLALQELRDLARGIHPAVLTDRGLSAALSSVSARCTVPVKVNVDLAERPAEAIEGIAYFTVSELLQNVSKHARARSASVEVWRAKDRLLLQVRDDGEGGARFDGGTGLAGLAERLGAVDGLLVLDSPEGGPTTVTAELPWRSRPGA
- a CDS encoding NADH-quinone oxidoreductase subunit A; translation: MREPTVVAADAADAADYFQTYSVVGLLAVVGVLFVAVAFGAGRLLRPVVPTPEKLLTYECGVDPVGEGWAHTQVRYYVYAFLYVIFAVDSIFLFPWATVFAAPGYGATTLVEMFVFLGFLAVGLLYAYKKKVLAWT
- a CDS encoding 2-oxoacid:acceptor oxidoreductase subunit alpha, translating into MTSQVSSEAGEALLGEQRSAPAKPHTDKEVRRLDRVIIRFAGDSGDGMQLTGDRFTSETASFGNDLSTLPNFPAEIRAPAGTLPGVSSFQLHFADHDILTPGDAPNVLVAMNPAALKANIGDVPRGGEIIVNTDEFAKRAMAKVGYAASPLEDGSLDAYRVHPVPLTTLTVEALKDFGLSRKEAERSKNMFALGLLSWMYHRPTEGTETFLRQKFAKKPQIAEANIVAFRAGWNFGETTEDFAVSYEIAPATRAFPTGTYRNISGNLALSYGLVAASRQADLPLYLGSYPITPASDILHELSKHKNFGVRTFQAEDEIAGIGAALGAAFGGSLAVTTTSGPGVALKSETIGLAVSLELPLLIVDIQRGGPSTGLPTKTEQADLLQAMYGRNGEAPVPVVAPKTPADCFDAAIEAARIALTYRTPVFLLSDGYLANGSEPWRIPDVDELPDLRTQFATGPNHELADGTEVFWPYKRDPETLARPWAVPGTPGLEHRIGGIEKQDGTGNISYDPANHEFMVRTRQAKIDGIDVPDIEVDDPDGARTLVLGWGSTYGPITAAVRRIRREDGHIAQAHLRHLNPFPRNLGEVLKRYEKVVVPEMNLGQLSMLVRAKYLVDARSHTQVNGMPFKAEQLAAVLKEAIDA
- a CDS encoding sensor histidine kinase, which encodes MASHRLPAAIRAPFEARTWRAFLYVLIGLPLSVVWFALSISFFSAGAGLLITFLGVPILAGVLAMCRGFGVVERARARALLDVDVRAPEPVRGRTGGAFSWMGAMLKSGTSWRHLLYAVVHMPWAVFSFSVTVAFFGWGWSLFTYPLWQWVFPMYAGQDGLQLYGDGSHNLYLDSPFEIAVTSLVGLLFVMAGPWLLRGFVAVDRLLVSGLLGPSRLASRVTELESDRGVVVDTAAADLRRIERDLHDGAQARLAALAMDLGLAKEKLAEDPRAAAVLVDEAHGEVKLALQELRDLARGIHPAVLTDRGLDAALSAVASRCAVPVSVDVDLPARPVAAIEGIAYFTVSELLQNVSKHARARRAWVDVWRTGEKLMVQVRDDGSGGAEAVAGRGLSSLSERVGAVDGVLAVDSPAGGPTTVTVELPWRA
- a CDS encoding 2-oxoacid:ferredoxin oxidoreductase subunit beta, with protein sequence MPEPLLHLVPKAEAQQTMKDFKSDQEVRWCPGCGDYAVLAAVQGFMPELGLAKENIVFVSGIGCSSRFPYYMNTYGMHSIHGRAPAIATGLATSRRDLSVWVVTGDGDALSIGGNHLIHALRRNVNLKILLFNNRIYGLTKGQYSPTSEVGKITKSTPMGSLDAPFNPVSLALGAEASFVARTVDSDRKHLTEVLRQAADHNGTALVEIYQNCNIFNDGAFEVLKDKDQAKEAVIRLEHGQPIRFGAENEKGVVHDPATGDLQVVTVTPENESRILIHDAHAATPTTAFALSRLADPDTLHQTPIGVFRSVDRPVYDTLMAEQLETAVEQHGKGDLGQLLAGNDTWTVVG